Genomic window (Thiosulfatimonas sediminis):
TGATTCAGCGACCTTATCGAAAATCTTTGGTATTTTAGAGTTATTGATTGCAATTAATATGCTGCTCTCCATCAAACCCAACCCAAGTCGACAACTACCTGGCCTCGCGGGTAATACCGTAGCAGGATTAATTATCGGCAAGCTTTCCTCGTTGGTCGGGATTGGCGGCGGCACTTTAACCACACCCTATTTGGTTTGGAACAATATCTCAATGCACCAAGCTATTGCCACGTCAACCGCCGTGAGCTTACCAGTCGCCTTAGCCGGATCAATTGGTTTTATTTTGGCCGGCTTGCAAGCGCACGATCTTCCCGCCTACACCACCGGCTATATTTACTGGCCAGCATTTTTTGGAATTATTGTGGCAAGTATTTTCACTGCCCCAATTGGTGCACGCTTGGCGCACAAGCTTCCTGTACAGCTTTTAAAGCGCGCTTTTGGGGTGTTTTTGCTGTTACTCGCAGGTAAAATGCTGTTTTTTTGATTGCAAGTTATCAACCGAT
Coding sequences:
- a CDS encoding sulfite exporter TauE/SafE family protein, encoding MPEQFILEIAIYLITGTFVGFAAGLLGIGGGLIIVPVLTTVFAYFLGSSDIVHLAIGTSLATILITSLSSVRAHHQHRAVHWHAVRLLSLGVLAGAFIGGWVSQYFDSATLSKIFGILELLIAINMLLSIKPNPSRQLPGLAGNTVAGLIIGKLSSLVGIGGGTLTTPYLVWNNISMHQAIATSTAVSLPVALAGSIGFILAGLQAHDLPAYTTGYIYWPAFFGIIVASIFTAPIGARLAHKLPVQLLKRAFGVFLLLLAGKMLFF